Proteins encoded by one window of Thunnus thynnus chromosome 3, fThuThy2.1, whole genome shotgun sequence:
- the exoc1l gene encoding exocyst complex component 1-like: protein MSSLLREEMQRVLFRPAKQRLVEFIEIEEPQQGRHFLCVSVAKNKVVQLSIVQCQICQKPRKSGSKRSHTKRSSIQDCYRRRETWSLYDLTLVDGRDPDVDDPCFLLHFDKVRTVRAVSCSAKYSFVRALVAVCDQHCQTSLNLLNFDWAYIKPTSFYSNRGDCVVLSQICFYALNLVCLSMCPVPLDA from the exons ATGTCGTCTCTTCTGAGGGAGGAGATGCAGAGAGTTTTATTCCGACCTGCGAAACAGAGACTGGTGGAATTTATTGAGATTGAAGAGCCGCAGCAGGGACGACATTTCCTCTGTGTCTCAG TTGCAAAAAACAAAGTGGTGCAGTTATCTATAGTACAATGTCAGATATGTCAGAAACCCAGAAAGTCTGGATCCAAGAGGTCCCACACCAAGCGCTCCAGCATCCAGGACTGCTACAGGAGGAGGGAGACCTGGTCCCTGTACGACCTGACTCTTGTTGACGGACGGGACCCTGACGTG GATGACCCCTGTTTCCTGCTGCACTTTGACAAGGTGCGTACAGTGAGGGCCGTCAGCTGCTCGGCCAAATACTCTTTTGTGCGTGCCCTGGTTGCCGTCTGCGACCAGCACTGTCAGACGTCACTGAACCTGCTGAACTTTGATTGGGCCTACATCAAGCCCACGTCCTTCTACTCCAATAGAGGAGACTGTGTTGTTCTGTCACAGATATGCTTTTATGCATTAAATTTGGTATGTCTGTCCATGTGTCCGGTGCCACTGGATGCATAA
- the clockb gene encoding clock circadian regulator b isoform X1 encodes MTSSIGDDCSIFDGLMEEDEKDKAKRVSRNKSEKKRRDQFNVLIKELGTMLPGNTRKMDKSTILQKSIDFLCKHKEIAAQSESSEIRQDWKPPFLSNEEFTQLMLEALDGFFIAIMTDGNILYVSESITSLLEHLPADLVDQNLLNFLPVGEHSEVYKALSTHPTDQEGLSSDYLKTKNCMEFCCHMLRGAIDPKQSPVYEYVKFIGNFKSLNNVPNVTRNGLAGVLQRSLQPAFDDQVCFVATVRLAKPQFIKEMCTVEEPNEEFTSRHSLEWKFLFLDHRAPPIIGYLPFEVLGTSGYDYYHVDDLETLAKCHEHLMQYGKGKSCYYRFLTKGQQWIWLQTHYYITYHQWNSRPEFIVCTHTVVSYAEVRAEQRRELGIEESNPEVTVDKSQDSGSESQLNTSSLKEALERFDRSRTPSTSSRSSRKSSSHVSDNTCTSTASKLHMDTATPPRQSLASTMEMTSQRRSSISSQSMSSQTTGQSVTPGMITQQQQQQQQQQQQQQQQQQQQQQQQQQPQQLQTNVQPVMEFTAQVNAMQHLKEQLEQRTRMIQANIQRQQEELRHIQEQLQRVQGQGIQMLLQQQGGAMNVQLPQVGAVQQTTTLTNQVQQTAVNPVHSGTQQLTIQQQAPPPPQQSLQQQTNALAQPQRQPQQPPQAQPQGSVSAPLYNTMMISQPGQPNVLQISTSLPQNNTQQGTAVATFTQDRQIRFPAGQQLVTKLVTAPMACGAVMVPTSMFMGQVVTAYNPFGGQQQGGQTQTLTLQPAQPPQGQPDGQNQTAVVAQSGQQGQQQQQQFLQGTRLLHSNQSTQLILQAAFPLQQQGTFTQATHQQQPQPQQQQQQQQQQQQRQQQQQQQQQQQQQQSHHQRHQQQLKPQPQKQQKASSSHRTDSVSSQPQ; translated from the exons ATGACATCAAGCATAGG GGATGATTGTAGCATCTTTGATGGGTTGATGGAAGAAGATGAAAAGGACAAAGCAAAACG CGTGTCCCGTAACAAGTctgagaagaagaggagagaccAGTTCAATGTCCTCATCAAGGAACTTGGCACAATGTTGCCAGGCAATACGAGGAAGATGGACAAATCCACCATCCTGCAGAAAAGCATCGACTTCCTGTGTAAACACAAAG AAATCGCCGCCCAGTCGGAGTCCAGTGAGATCAGGCAGGACTGGAAGCCTCCGTTTCTTAGCAACGAGGAGTTCACCCAGCTCATGCTGGag GCTCTGGACGGGTTCTTTATAGCAATAATGACTGATGGGAACATCCTCTACGTCTCTGAGAGCATCACCTCACTACTAGAACACCTACCG GCGGACTTGGTGGACCAGAACCTGTTAAACTTTCTGCCAGTTGGGGAACACTCTGAGGTGTACAAGGCTCTGTCCACACACCCCACTGACCAAGAGGGCCTCAGCTCCGATTACTTAAAGA CTAAGAACTGCATGGAGTTCTGCTGTCATATGCTGCGAGGGGCCATCGACCCCAAACAATCCCCCGTCTACGAATATGTCAAGTTCATCGGCAACTTCAAGTCACTTAACAACG TTCCCAATGTGACGAGGAACGGTCTGGCGGGGGTGTTACAGCGATCGCTACAGCCTGCGTTTGACGACCAGGTGTGCTTCGTGGCCACTGTCCGGCTGGCCAAACCTCAGTTTATCAAG GAGATGTGTACGGTGGAAGAGCCCAACGAAGAATTCACATCCAGACACAGTCTTGAATGGAAGTTCCTCTTCTTAGACCACAg AGCTCCACCAATCATAGGCTACCTGCCATTCGAGGTTCTGGGAACATCAGGGTACGACTATTACCACGTGGACGACCTGGAGACGCTAGCCAAGTGTCATGAACACT TGATGCAGTACGGTAAAGGGAAGTCTTGCTACTACCGTTTCCTGACTAAGGGTCAACAGTGGATATGGCTGCAGACACACTACTACATCACCTATCACCAGTGGAACTCTCGGCCTGAATTTattgtctgcacacacacagtagtcaG CTATGCGGAGGTGAGAGCGGAGCAGCGCAGGGAGCTGGGCATCGAAGAGTCCAACCCAGAGGTCACTGTGGATAAG AGTCAGGACTCTGGCTCAGAGTCACAGCTGAATACATCCAGTCTCAAGGAGGCGTTGGAGCGATTTGACCGCAGTCGGACACCCTCAACCTCCTCACGTAGTTCCCGCAAGTCCTCATCGCATGTCTCTGACAACACTTGCACTT CAACAGCCTCCAAGCTACATATGGACACGGCAACGCCTCCTCGGCAGTCTCTGGCCTCCACCATGGAGATGACATCACAGCGGCGCTCATCCATTAGCAGCCAG TCAATGAGCTCACAAACCACTGGTCAGAGTGTAACTCCAGGCATGAtcactcaacaacaacaacaacaacaacaacaacaacaacagcagcagcagcaacaacaacagcagcaacaacaacaacaacaaccacagcagctgcagacaaATGTCCAG CCGGTGATGGAGTTCACAGCGCAGGTGAATGCCATGCAGCATCTAAAGGAGCAGCTGGAGCAAAGGACCAGAATGATTCAGGCCAATATTCAGCGAcagcaggaggagctgagacacaTCCaagagcagctgcagagagTCCAAGGACAGGGCATACAG ATGTTGTTGCAGCAGCAGGGTGGGGCGATGAACGTGCAGCTCCCTCAGGTGGGGGCGGTCCAGCAGACGACTACTTTGACCAATCAAGTGCAGCAAACGGCAGTTAACCCTGTCCATTCAGGAACTCAGCAGCTCACCATCCAGCAGcaggctcctcctcctcctcagcagaGCCTGCAGCAACAGACCAACGCCCTcgcacag CCCCAACGCCAGCCTCAGCAGCCTCCGCAGGCCCAGCCCCAGGGCTCTGTTTCTGCCCCACTCTACAACACCATGATGATTTCCCAGCCGGGGCAGCCCAATGTGCTGCAGATCAGCACCAGCCTGCCGCAGAACAACACTCAGCAAGGCACAGCCGTGGCCACCTTCACACAGGACCGACAGATCCG GTTTCCAGCAGGGCAGCAGCTGGTGACCAAACTCGTAACAGCTCCAATGGCTTGTGGCGCAGTCATGGTACCCACCTCCATGTTCATGGGACAGGTGGTCACCGCATACAACCCCTTTGGTGGGCAACAG CAGGGAGGACAAACCCAGACTCTGACTCTTCAGCCAGCCCAACCTCCACAAGGTCAGCCCGACGGCCAAAACCAGACGGCTGTAGTGGCTCAGAGCGGCCAGCAGgggcagcagcaacaacagcaattTCTACAG gGCACTcgtcttctccatagcaaccaGTCTACCCAGCTGATTCTGCAGGCAGCTTTCCCACTCCAACAACAGGGCACCTTCACCCAGGCGACACACCAACAgcaaccacaaccacaacaacaacaacaacaacaacaacaacagcagcagcggcaacagcagcagcaacaacaacaacaacagcagcaacaacaatcTCACCACCAGAggcaccagcagcagctcaaaCCACAGCCCCAGAAACAGCAGAAAGCCTCATCATCACACAGGACTGACAGCGTCAGCAGCCAACCGCAGTAA
- the clockb gene encoding clock circadian regulator b isoform X2: MTSSIGDDCSIFDGLMEEDEKDKAKRVSRNKSEKKRRDQFNVLIKELGTMLPGNTRKMDKSTILQKSIDFLCKHKEIAAQSESSEIRQDWKPPFLSNEEFTQLMLEALDGFFIAIMTDGNILYVSESITSLLEHLPADLVDQNLLNFLPVGEHSEVYKALSTHPTDQEGLSSDYLKTKNCMEFCCHMLRGAIDPKQSPVYEYVKFIGNFKSLNNVPNVTRNGLAGVLQRSLQPAFDDQVCFVATVRLAKPQFIKEMCTVEEPNEEFTSRHSLEWKFLFLDHRAPPIIGYLPFEVLGTSGYDYYHVDDLETLAKCHEHLMQYGKGKSCYYRFLTKGQQWIWLQTHYYITYHQWNSRPEFIVCTHTVVSYAEVRAEQRRELGIEESNPEVTVDKSQDSGSESQLNTSSLKEALERFDRSRTPSTSSRSSRKSSSHVSDNTCTSTASKLHMDTATPPRQSLASTMEMTSQRRSSISSQSMSSQTTGQSVTPGMITQQQQQQQQQQQQQQQQQQQQQQQQQQPQQLQTNVQPVMEFTAQVNAMQHLKEQLEQRTRMIQANIQRQQEELRHIQEQLQRVQGQGIQMLLQQQGGAMNVQLPQVGAVQQTTTLTNQVQQTAVNPVHSGTQQLTIQQQAPPPPQQSLQQQTNALAQPQRQPQQPPQAQPQGSVSAPLYNTMMISQPGQPNVLQISTSLPQNNTQQGTAVATFTQDRQIRFPAGQQLVTKLVTAPMACGAVMVPTSMFMGQVVTAYNPFGGQQGGQTQTLTLQPAQPPQGQPDGQNQTAVVAQSGQQGQQQQQQFLQGTRLLHSNQSTQLILQAAFPLQQQGTFTQATHQQQPQPQQQQQQQQQQQQRQQQQQQQQQQQQQQSHHQRHQQQLKPQPQKQQKASSSHRTDSVSSQPQ; the protein is encoded by the exons ATGACATCAAGCATAGG GGATGATTGTAGCATCTTTGATGGGTTGATGGAAGAAGATGAAAAGGACAAAGCAAAACG CGTGTCCCGTAACAAGTctgagaagaagaggagagaccAGTTCAATGTCCTCATCAAGGAACTTGGCACAATGTTGCCAGGCAATACGAGGAAGATGGACAAATCCACCATCCTGCAGAAAAGCATCGACTTCCTGTGTAAACACAAAG AAATCGCCGCCCAGTCGGAGTCCAGTGAGATCAGGCAGGACTGGAAGCCTCCGTTTCTTAGCAACGAGGAGTTCACCCAGCTCATGCTGGag GCTCTGGACGGGTTCTTTATAGCAATAATGACTGATGGGAACATCCTCTACGTCTCTGAGAGCATCACCTCACTACTAGAACACCTACCG GCGGACTTGGTGGACCAGAACCTGTTAAACTTTCTGCCAGTTGGGGAACACTCTGAGGTGTACAAGGCTCTGTCCACACACCCCACTGACCAAGAGGGCCTCAGCTCCGATTACTTAAAGA CTAAGAACTGCATGGAGTTCTGCTGTCATATGCTGCGAGGGGCCATCGACCCCAAACAATCCCCCGTCTACGAATATGTCAAGTTCATCGGCAACTTCAAGTCACTTAACAACG TTCCCAATGTGACGAGGAACGGTCTGGCGGGGGTGTTACAGCGATCGCTACAGCCTGCGTTTGACGACCAGGTGTGCTTCGTGGCCACTGTCCGGCTGGCCAAACCTCAGTTTATCAAG GAGATGTGTACGGTGGAAGAGCCCAACGAAGAATTCACATCCAGACACAGTCTTGAATGGAAGTTCCTCTTCTTAGACCACAg AGCTCCACCAATCATAGGCTACCTGCCATTCGAGGTTCTGGGAACATCAGGGTACGACTATTACCACGTGGACGACCTGGAGACGCTAGCCAAGTGTCATGAACACT TGATGCAGTACGGTAAAGGGAAGTCTTGCTACTACCGTTTCCTGACTAAGGGTCAACAGTGGATATGGCTGCAGACACACTACTACATCACCTATCACCAGTGGAACTCTCGGCCTGAATTTattgtctgcacacacacagtagtcaG CTATGCGGAGGTGAGAGCGGAGCAGCGCAGGGAGCTGGGCATCGAAGAGTCCAACCCAGAGGTCACTGTGGATAAG AGTCAGGACTCTGGCTCAGAGTCACAGCTGAATACATCCAGTCTCAAGGAGGCGTTGGAGCGATTTGACCGCAGTCGGACACCCTCAACCTCCTCACGTAGTTCCCGCAAGTCCTCATCGCATGTCTCTGACAACACTTGCACTT CAACAGCCTCCAAGCTACATATGGACACGGCAACGCCTCCTCGGCAGTCTCTGGCCTCCACCATGGAGATGACATCACAGCGGCGCTCATCCATTAGCAGCCAG TCAATGAGCTCACAAACCACTGGTCAGAGTGTAACTCCAGGCATGAtcactcaacaacaacaacaacaacaacaacaacaacaacagcagcagcagcaacaacaacagcagcaacaacaacaacaacaaccacagcagctgcagacaaATGTCCAG CCGGTGATGGAGTTCACAGCGCAGGTGAATGCCATGCAGCATCTAAAGGAGCAGCTGGAGCAAAGGACCAGAATGATTCAGGCCAATATTCAGCGAcagcaggaggagctgagacacaTCCaagagcagctgcagagagTCCAAGGACAGGGCATACAG ATGTTGTTGCAGCAGCAGGGTGGGGCGATGAACGTGCAGCTCCCTCAGGTGGGGGCGGTCCAGCAGACGACTACTTTGACCAATCAAGTGCAGCAAACGGCAGTTAACCCTGTCCATTCAGGAACTCAGCAGCTCACCATCCAGCAGcaggctcctcctcctcctcagcagaGCCTGCAGCAACAGACCAACGCCCTcgcacag CCCCAACGCCAGCCTCAGCAGCCTCCGCAGGCCCAGCCCCAGGGCTCTGTTTCTGCCCCACTCTACAACACCATGATGATTTCCCAGCCGGGGCAGCCCAATGTGCTGCAGATCAGCACCAGCCTGCCGCAGAACAACACTCAGCAAGGCACAGCCGTGGCCACCTTCACACAGGACCGACAGATCCG GTTTCCAGCAGGGCAGCAGCTGGTGACCAAACTCGTAACAGCTCCAATGGCTTGTGGCGCAGTCATGGTACCCACCTCCATGTTCATGGGACAGGTGGTCACCGCATACAACCCCTTTGGTGGGCAACAG GGAGGACAAACCCAGACTCTGACTCTTCAGCCAGCCCAACCTCCACAAGGTCAGCCCGACGGCCAAAACCAGACGGCTGTAGTGGCTCAGAGCGGCCAGCAGgggcagcagcaacaacagcaattTCTACAG gGCACTcgtcttctccatagcaaccaGTCTACCCAGCTGATTCTGCAGGCAGCTTTCCCACTCCAACAACAGGGCACCTTCACCCAGGCGACACACCAACAgcaaccacaaccacaacaacaacaacaacaacaacaacaacagcagcagcggcaacagcagcagcaacaacaacaacaacagcagcaacaacaatcTCACCACCAGAggcaccagcagcagctcaaaCCACAGCCCCAGAAACAGCAGAAAGCCTCATCATCACACAGGACTGACAGCGTCAGCAGCCAACCGCAGTAA